In the genome of Saprospira sp. CCB-QB6, one region contains:
- a CDS encoding peroxiredoxin, with the protein MENPTEVNFNPMPRIGDQAPDFVAQTTTGPMKFSEYAKDKWTILFSHPADFTPVCTTEMSGFAIRQEEFKALNTELVGLSIDSLHAHLAWVNNVRNNMGVYLNFPIIADIDMKVSKLYGMLQPNESETAAVRAVFFIDPNKKIRLIMYYPLNVGRNMDEILRALEALQVSDEHKVAMPLDWRKGDKVIVPPPKTLAEMDARIADTSCEKVDFYLAKKSL; encoded by the coding sequence ATGGAAAATCCCACTGAAGTAAATTTCAACCCCATGCCTCGTATTGGCGATCAAGCCCCTGATTTTGTGGCACAAACCACTACGGGCCCCATGAAATTTTCGGAATACGCAAAGGATAAATGGACCATCCTCTTTTCGCATCCCGCCGATTTTACTCCTGTTTGCACTACCGAAATGAGTGGTTTTGCTATCCGCCAAGAGGAATTTAAGGCACTAAATACGGAGCTCGTTGGATTAAGTATCGATAGCCTTCACGCTCACCTCGCTTGGGTCAATAATGTGCGCAATAATATGGGGGTCTACCTCAATTTTCCCATCATCGCCGATATCGACATGAAGGTCTCTAAGCTTTACGGTATGCTTCAACCCAACGAAAGCGAAACGGCTGCCGTACGCGCTGTTTTCTTTATCGACCCCAATAAAAAAATCCGCTTGATTATGTATTACCCACTCAATGTAGGCCGCAATATGGACGAAATTCTCCGAGCCCTCGAGGCCCTACAAGTTTCCGATGAACATAAGGTGGCTATGCCTCTAGATTGGCGCAAAGGCGATAAGGTAATCGTTCCCCCACCCAAAACTTTGGCCGAAATGGATGCTCGCATTGCAGATACTTCTTGCGAAAAGGTAGATTTTTATCTCGCGAAGAAGTCGCTTTAA